Part of the Xenopus laevis strain J_2021 chromosome 2S, Xenopus_laevis_v10.1, whole genome shotgun sequence genome is shown below.
TAGCTGCGACTGGCAAGGGAACGCTGCACGCTAGGGTGAGCTCCGCCATGGCTGCTTCTTAATTGTTGCCGCAATTGCATTTAGCTCTCTGGGAAAATCTGTAATTGAATTAGTAGACaagcttttctcatcaaattgaatctgatcCTATGTAAGAAAAATTTGATAGAGATaggcactacaggtatgggacctgttatccagaatgcttgggacctggggttttttagaTAATGGttcttttcataccttaaatcgactagaaaatcgtgtaaacattaaataaacccaataggttagttttgcttccaataaatattaattatatcatagttgagatcaagtacaaggtactgttttactattatgaagaaaaattaaatcatttttaaaaatttgtattctttataaaaaatggagtctatgggagatggcctttccgtaattctgagctttctggataatggggttctggataatggatccaatacctgtacttaatcTTAGAAAATAACATTGAAATGGATGCCTCCAAATTTTTTAAGTCATGGAATGTAGCAGAACAAAAATCCTCTTAGGACAAAATTCAAAGACTGAACATGCATTGACATTTAGAGGGTACTGAATAATCTTAAGGTGTATTACTTTTACATGTAGCATGTAGCATCAGAAGATCAGACCATAAATACATggcacacaaatttttttttagagctaGCAGAGGCATAGCTACAGAGGAGCAGACTATAtggctgcagtggggcccaggaggccctaattaattagcaatttcaacatatattagtaaaaaaggccaacctctggatattttgggggccctaaaattaatctgCTGTGGGGTCTAGTAagatctagttacaccactgagagCTAGGATGAAATATGGTGTTGCCTGGCCTAGTTTTCACACACCTAGGAATGGAAAACTAGTGGATGATTATTGTTTATCTAATTTTGGTACGTAACTCTTTCAGCCAcactgcagtctgtatattccaGTTATCGATAAACATCTTGAAGCTTGTAGCAGTCTGGGAGAGAGAATGGGAACAAAGTGAAAAGCATAGAGATTATGATGATTGAAATTAAACAGAAAGACATAAAACAGAATCCTTATATCCAGAACCCTCAAAATTATGGGTAGAGGATTTCCATAGAGtcaaatttaagcaaataattcattttgaatgattttctttttcttagtaTTGTAATGCAGTAACTAACTGTCTTAATAAAACATAACTAATAACATGAGTGCAACAAAAATCCTATTGGGGGTAGTTaaagttaaaatattatttagaagcctaaaggtatggtgatccaaattacacaaaagcCCTCATCTGCAATCATTCCAAATAGTAGATCCCATATTTAAATGTTTGGATAGCCTGACTCAGTATACTTCTCTCTAACCTCAATCTTCACAATATCCAGATTGGACAGCAGATCCCATCTCTCTGTTCCATCTTCAGATATGCCATTGTATCCAAATCCAGCTGCATTATTAATAGCGTCTGCTGCTCACACAGAGATATAAGAGTTATGTGTTAGAGCAGTTGTTATTCACAGCATCTATGGTCTGATGGAGAGTCTGCATTAGCAGTCTCAATTGTTCATGTTAGAAATCCGATAATTCTCTAGTTTTATTCTTAAAATTGTGTtctataaaattatttgttttatatatatatgtatcggTAATGTGCTCTGATTTGTGACATTGTATAAACTTTATGATACTGTAATACATATCCATAGAAGGCTTGGATACAAATTAAACTAGATATAATAATTAGCCTGGGTTAACCACAGTCAATTCTAAATAGGCCCATAGGGGGGCTGATATTAACTACTGGTTTGGTCATTCTTGACCAGACCTGCAACTTATTGGCTAGTgtataaaagcagaaaataatgGCCTGCCCAGTTGATTTGATCAGAGCTTGGTAAACTATCAAACAAGAAGACTGGaaaattccttaaaggaacagtaaaatcaaacAATTAAAGCGATTttgagtaattaaaatataatgtaccttTGCcgtgcactggaaaaactggtgtgcttgcttcagaaacacaactatattttatataatcaagttactgtgcagccatgggggcagccattcaagcatgggatacatagtagataacagatacattctgaagaattccattgtatactacacagtttatctgttatcttctgtgtatcctgtgccttttctcctttttccagcttgaatggctgccctcatggctacacagcagcttgttaatataaacgatagtagagtttctgaagcaaacatacaagttttaccagtgcagcacaacaagaCATTATAtatcaaaacactttcatttttggtgttcctgttcctttaaggcaagaaGTGCATTAATGTGTTTTCACTCTGTTCTGCATTGACATACCTCCACCTCCTCCTGTGTGGTGCATTCATTGGACTACAAAAGATTAAGCTTAGACCTTAGAGTACAATTATATGGTTAAACTGTAACCATTAAGAAAAGACTTACCTAGGGTCCATGCAAAATAATACTTCGGTCTTCTGGAGGCTGCCATTAGGTAAAGATCCAAGTACTGACCAAACACAGAGCAACCCTGGTCATCAGATATAGAGAAACGATCTGATAGGACAAGGTGGGCACCCAGAAGGAGACAGCAGAGACTTAGCTTTCTGGACACAGCAACCTAACATCACAACACATCACATGTCataaaactatttattattttaactgcaaCCTACAAGATAGTCTTCTTTTGAGATCTAACAAATGTCATAATGTGTTTCTACACATGAAATAACATTCAGTACTCAAAATACGGGAAAGGTTAAACTATAATCAATCATCcgcaaatatttttgaaaaatcaaaagccAGGTATTACTATTTTTACAAAGAGGTCAACTGTTGACTAAAGTATTAACTAAAGGTGATATTactttatgggagttatttatctaaatcctaatttttcggatattttaaataaaaaaagtctgaccaaactagaacccGCGATTTACCCTTAtcattaaattatcattaaaaaaacacggAAATATAGGATCGGGGAAAAGcagcaactttttcggattgtcaacAAAGaccacaactttttcggattgttgcgtgaactttttggatttgacgaccacattttttgggaaattgagggaaaagcctgaaatgtttattttatggattattttacgaaacccagcgcagactgTAATATCTTCAGCACATTTCTAATGGTGATTGGTTCCTAGATGATTAAGCTTTGTAGGCAAATTCATATGATAAGAGATTCTCACATAAAAATAATGGGCTAAACCTGCAAAAAATGATGGTCATATACAGCAGTATGTATGTGGCCATATgctcaggactgtatttaggtccgattctgccctaggcatcggacctaaatccGCCCTTAGGTTTTGCGCCATGACGTCACGCGCCGTATTCAGCGGAAGTGAAGTCACTTCCACGTGCTTCCTCAGTCCCCCTATGGAGGAGGGTgggggggttaaaaaaaacaaaaaagaataggCACCCCGAGGGCCGCCCCTAAAAccgtgctgccctaggcacaggccctcatgGGCCTTAATATAATTATGGGCCTGCATATGCTGTGTCTAAAGATCTCTACCATATTATGGATCTGTGGTTGCTAAGTGAGGTTTCAAAGTAATTCGACAATGTAGGTGGAAGACTCTATTCTATCTAGTCCTACGGACTGCCCTGAAAACCATGATGTATGTTTCAAATTAGTAGCATTACTCATGCATATTATAATTATTCCTAACATTTCTTCAGTTAATTCTTGGCTTTGGATTCATATTTGGATGACGTTCTCTACCCAGCAGCAAATATTTCTATTCCTATTCCCCAACCCTTTCAGTCTGCTACTTTAAATTTGTAGATCATTGATagacatttttattacaaatacacaAAGATTTTCACAAATCTTGGCCTACAAAAATTATCTAGACAGGTGCTTCACCTAAAACCAGCTGCTCTCTCCCTTTGCCATGTTAACTTTTTGCCAACAGGTTCTCAGCAGGTGGCCTTTAACATTGGGTATTCATCACACAGCATACAGTAGATGCTTGCTAATAAGAATGTGGACCCTGATATCAGTTAAGTATAAGTACAGAGTCTTGCACCTCATTACACCCCCATCCTTTATGAAAGGAATATCCATTTTACTACCAGCCTGGTAAAGCCACCTGTTTCCATATAAAAATGACCTACTAACTAATACGTGGAAAAATGTTGATCTGACAAAGCTATTAATTGGTTTCTCTATAGCTTGCCATTATCATAACCCATCAAGAACTTTTAAAAGTCACAGCTAGTAGAAATACTTGCAGAATATAGCTTGGCTTTATTGCTACTCACATTTGGGTTCCCAGTCTTCTCATTCCCATGGATAAATATCTGGTAGTCATTATATGAACACACAGGACCAGCCAGAAGTCCCAAGAAACCTAGGGTGTAGCTGACATAGCTGAGAGGGGAAGGCAGGGGCCTAGGGAGACAAATTAAGAGAATGTGAGAGGACACGAGAATCAGGAGGTAATGGAGTGAGAGAGAAATATAAATCTGCAGATGGAAATTATATTCTTTGTTACTGAGCAATAATATACACTCTGTCTGTCTTGAAAGCACAcgtatgtttttttcagataaatggCAGGAGAGCTGTAAGAATGTATATTAATTGCAAACATGGAGGCACAAAAGTTACCGAATAACAAGACGTCTCTGTAATGGGCTGAGAGGTTTCTCTGTCTGGAAATGGCCTGTAATACAGCACAGAATGTTATTTAGCAGATTATCTAATGCACACAGAAAATAATCCCAGGGATAGGGAATAGAAGGCTGCAGCAGAATGTAAATTTGGTTAACTAAGGAAAAACCTATACACTGCCACAGAAGCTAAGATGCTGAATTTCAGTAGTCTGGGAATCAGACATTATCCTGGTCTCTTTAGGTGTACACTTATTAcatgcataccttccaacattttggaattaaaaagttGGTGCACGTAGCGCGGCCAAAACTTTTTTGACAACGCCCAATTTTGCGGCCACACCCTcgaattaccatgttcattttacaaaatttggcaggttgtgaaagtttgaacacatttctgtgggttttttttccggttattacagttttgctaatgaaggtgaatcaccctttaagctgtgagtcacagtttccccaagagacctgttatcttatattgttacaattacttatttgcttatctgaaattgttacaaacgtttccaagtgcacctggtggctgttctgggcttggtgcagagaaaaactggacttttcagtacaaatgagggactgccggttgagctgtcaaaagagggactgtccctctaaaaacaggacagttgggaggtatgttatatgCATGcatcccacattttaaagggaaCCAAGCAGTCCATTTTTTCTGGATCTCCGCCTGGGGTATTCTTACAGTTGTTTATATTGGAAGAGAAGTTTTATATCATCCCACAACTAGTTTGTTGTAGAGGGGACCTATTACAATCAGGAAGTGGGTATGGCAATGGGAAGCCCGTTTGCTCCCAGTTTTGCCAATTTATACCCAAGGCATTGGGAACATCTTTTTCTATATAAACACTATCCACAGCACTGatatagatgacattttaattatttggcatgGAAATAAAGTGGATTTGGAGAAAATCCTTTTAGGTCTGAATGCCAATGAGTTCAATTAAAATCCACATCCACTATCACATATTTACCCATACAGATAGATAGCTCCCCATAAAGTTAAAACTGGCACAAGTGCAGATCATCTCTTTCCCAGGACTCACAAGCACAAGGGAACCCAATGCATTCATGATATTTTTCCAAACACACTACCAATACAGTTCATTGATGGGCTATGTGCATATACCTGCAGTAAAACCCCACCATGGTTTAGTGATAGGGAGGATTTATATTATCCTTTGCAGTAGACCAATACAATGCAGTATTGCACTGAGTTCATATTACCCTAcgctaaatatcaataatacccTTTTTGGTAAGTGGGGAATCATAAGCTGTGGAAATCAGAGGAGTCCAGGCCATGCTAGACTGATGTGCTAtttgacaatacaggtatgggaccggttatccagaatgcttgggacctggggttttcctgataatggatatttgttatttgggtggtaaaccttaaataaacccaataggctgaggttgcttccaataaggattaattctatctttgttgggatcaagtacaagctactggtttattattacagagaaaaatcaattttaaaaatttgaattacttggctaaaatggagtctatgggagacggcctttccataattctgagctttctggataatgggtttccggataacaggtctcatactaaGTAGAATTCTGAACCAGTTTAGAACTATTACCTATTTTATAAGTAAAAATAACTGACAATTAGTGGATTTACCATCATGAAATTCGAAAGCCACTCTGCTTATTTTCTGAGTCAACATCATCAAGGGTCTTGataagataagaaaaaaaaatgagattgtAAATGGTCACTTTGTCAATTCACATAGATATAGACAACCAGTGACGCTCTCACAATTGCTAAGCAAAAATCTTTCATTGGAAACTATTGGGaaactacacatttattataactTTTATCATACGGAATTAAGAATTAAATATCAATTACgaatttctgacttttttctgaaataataaagttactcttcactatccacTTCTCCATATCTATCACTCTTCATTCACTCTTGATACAGAAGTTGGGAGTTTGACAGCTAGGTCTAACATGGCATTGGGTGGGGGTGCTTATTttccctagaagatgtattagagttcactcaaaatCTCAAGAAACCCTGTCTTTAGTTATTTTgtcatattttgtttgtactggaattggtTATTTCAGTGAGGTCTAATACATCTgataagaaagggagcccccttaAAATATGTGCCGGATTAAAATCTTGACACCCACCTCCTGCaggaagaaagaatgaagagaaacagatgctgaaattgggagaatttgattaaaatggtacagcattttatttaattctatttagaaagttttataTGTTGGTGTGCTTCATCAAAAAtgaaattatattaaatgttGATTATCACAACAGGATGAAAGACAGTGGTCATATAAACATgtgctaataaaataataaatgcttaTCCTTACACAGTGAAGTCCAGCTGATCTTCTGCAGGGTATAGAAATCTCTGAACATGGAAAAGTGTCAGATATGCCATAGTTAGGAACAGAGTATACCTAAAGAGAGGCAGACTTAGTATTCCTAATGCCaaaagtttaacaaagaattaaGCATAATTAGGTACCACCCCCCACTGCCAAACTTACACATGGACTCTTCTAGAATCCGCAAGCAGCAGCAGAAGGTATCCTAGGACCAGTTCTCCAATAAGAAATAGGGTAAGCCTAGGAAATGTACAGAAATACAGGTGAAATAATTTTCTTGACAAGAAAGATTCTTAACAACTGCCTCAAACCTTAACAACTTAACaactaaattaattttgttatacTTTAGTTAACAATAAGGTAAACTACCCTTCAACCCATGCTGTAGTACTAACAAGCTGCTCAGATTAGCCTAcactctggagttgaccagctgctataaattatatatagccattatttatttataaagagattCACATAGGCTGAACTTGAGCgctagcagggttggactgggccggcggggcactGGGAAAATATCTGGTGGGCCCCTTCTCTTTTGGAGCCAGCTGGCTCAGACCCACTCCCTTTCTGGTCATGCTGCCGTGCCGGTAAAACCTGCGAACTAGCTGCCGTGCCAGTAAAACTTGTGCATGCGCACGGGGAGGGGTGGTGTCAATGGCGGCAGCACAGAGTTGTTTGCGACACTGAGCGCTAGCAATGCTAatctctcttttttgtttttttgcctactGACAGCACTGTCTACTATAGACATTATTGAGTTTTCCGTGAATGAGTTATAGCTCTCAGCAGACACAAGCAGACTGATCACTGCGTTTCCATCTGTGAGGACCACACTCATAATCAGATGATCTTTTAAGTACACCACAAGCTCAAAACATATCAAGATTAGGGAGTGACAGTTTATACATAAGGAATATATATCTTGGTGTTATCGAACTGCAAACTTCCTATCCCACTAATAGCAGGATGCTGTATGTCAACAACTTAAATCAGCAGGTTGGACACCATTGATTTATATTATTCACCCTGTCAGACCATCCGATTAAGGCCTTGTCAATACTACATTGCAAGtgattcactttaaaaaaaaaatgctactgcAAGGGTCATAGGTTCCTAGGCTGTGTGACTGTGTCACTGCAGTGTTTACAAGGAAAGTATAGGTTGATAGGCTTATCACTGAATCTTATCTCTGGAAAAAATGAGTTGTGTCAGTCTTATAATGCTATTAAATAactatatacacatgtataatgtatattctATAAG
Proteins encoded:
- the LOC108709530 gene encoding lysophospholipid acyltransferase 2 → MIGGNMGYAVADGWGPLETVGHMVINLPAEQRIFLTGQVSALALAFLFRWYLPTSQYGPIFRHSIASLFGICLSIYCFGWLTLFLIGELVLGYLLLLLADSRRVHVYTLFLTMAYLTLFHVQRFLYPAEDQLDFTVPLMMLTQKISRVAFEFHDGHFQTEKPLSPLQRRLVIRPLPSPLSYVSYTLGFLGLLAGPVCSYNDYQIFIHGNEKTGNPNVAVSRKLSLCCLLLGAHLVLSDRFSISDDQGCSVFGQYLDLYLMAASRRPKYYFAWTLADAINNAAGFGYNGISEDGTERWDLLSNLDIVKIETATSFKMFIDNWNIQTAVWLKEVCYDRSTYNPLLSTFMLSAVWHGVHPGYYLTFLTAVPITLAARNARRTIRPWFQGNALNKTVYDVITWLCTQIAMSYTVAPFMLLELGLSLKLYRSLGFSLHILPVFLLLVLPKTLKPHSAEKSRSTTTVCEKKMK